The proteins below are encoded in one region of Hordeum vulgare subsp. vulgare chromosome 3H, MorexV3_pseudomolecules_assembly, whole genome shotgun sequence:
- the LOC123442143 gene encoding nascent polypeptide-associated complex subunit alpha-like protein 1, with the protein MNLHLRVGEEDGPIVEDDDYDDEDSDENEDENNDDDVEGGDASERSRQIRSEKKSRKAMEKLGMKTITGVSRVTIKKNKTSHGEVTFVLSKPDVFKTSHSETYVIFGEVKFDDVNYQLQTQVAEQFKAPGLSSMNSKGEPSMAAVQDDEEVDETGVDKKDIELVMMQASVSRSSAVEALKAADGDIVSAIMELTN; encoded by the exons ATGAACCTGCACCTGAGGGTGGGTGAG GAAGATGGGCCTATCGTTGaggatgatgactacgatgatgaAGACAGTGATGAGAATGAGGATGAAAACAATGACGATGATGTTGAGG GAGGTGATGCTAGTGAAAGATCTAGGCAGATCAGGAGTGAGAAGAAGAGCAGGAAAGCCATGGAGAAGCTTGGCATGAAGACCATTACTGGTGTGAGCCGTGTAACTATCAAGAAGAACAAGACCAGCCATGGAGAA GTTACGTTTGTCCTCTCCAAGCCAGATGTCTTCAAGACTTCGCACTCAGAAACCTATGTCATTTTCGGGGAGGTCAAGTTCGACGACGTGAACTATCAGCTGCAGACACAAGTGGCAGAGCAGTTCAAGGCGCCCGGCCTTAGCAGCATGAACTCGAAGGGTGAGCCATCCATGGCAGCTGTCCAAGACGACGAGGAGGTCGACGAGACGGGCGTTGACAAGAAGGACATCGAGCTCGTGATGATGCAGGCCTCCGTGTCGAGATCCAGCGCCGTGGAGGCACTC